One Gloeobacter morelensis MG652769 DNA window includes the following coding sequences:
- a CDS encoding aspartyl/asparaginyl beta-hydroxylase domain-containing protein, which translates to MTQTLNKASKLWFAFHGGKFRGTEPYYFDKRDFPWVERVESQWLEVREELENLLKENGDIMTPYPIADMVTKPKRWKTFGFYFWKTRSHDNCKKCPKTAALLASIPNMTGGSLNVLEPNTTIRPHHGDTNAIIRCHMGLGVPAPLPECGFKVGNEMRGWEDGKILMFCDAHVHTAWNNTSENRYILLIDIMRPEYASRTTEICCHALSALQLGFSYQRFAFLRKYFSSKRSAAVLHKLGKALLRLRFLLKGQ; encoded by the coding sequence ATGACTCAGACGCTGAACAAAGCGAGCAAACTCTGGTTCGCGTTTCACGGCGGCAAGTTCAGAGGTACAGAGCCCTACTATTTCGACAAGCGCGACTTTCCCTGGGTAGAAAGAGTCGAGTCTCAATGGCTCGAAGTGCGCGAAGAACTGGAAAATCTGCTGAAAGAAAACGGCGACATCATGACGCCCTATCCAATTGCCGACATGGTCACCAAACCGAAGCGCTGGAAAACTTTTGGCTTCTATTTCTGGAAGACCAGATCCCACGACAACTGCAAAAAGTGCCCGAAGACCGCCGCACTGCTGGCATCGATTCCGAACATGACCGGCGGTTCGCTAAACGTACTCGAACCCAACACGACGATCAGACCCCACCACGGCGATACCAACGCGATCATCCGCTGCCACATGGGCCTGGGTGTGCCCGCCCCGTTACCCGAATGCGGTTTCAAAGTCGGCAACGAGATGCGCGGTTGGGAAGACGGCAAGATCTTGATGTTCTGCGATGCCCACGTCCACACGGCCTGGAACAACACTTCTGAAAATCGCTACATCTTGCTCATCGATATCATGCGCCCCGAGTACGCCTCCCGCACTACCGAGATCTGTTGCCACGCGCTCTCCGCACTCCAGCTCGGTTTCAGCTACCAGCGCTTCGCGTTCTTGCGCAAGTATTTCTCGAGCAAACGTTCCGCCGCCGTGTTGCACAAGCTGGGTAAGGCGCTCCTGCGCCTGCGCTTCCTGCTCAAAGGTCAGTAG